The DNA window CACCGAGGCCACAGAGAATTCTCTAGGCACAGTTCCCTAACTTTCTCTTGGTGCCTTTTCGCACTTTTCGTGGCCGGATTTTCTAAGTACTTGTAGGGTGTGTCCGAGACACACCACTCTTCTGATCCCTGGCTTCTAATCGGCGAAAATCGGCGCAATCTGCGGATAAACAAATCCTGGTGCGTCACAGACGCACCCTCCCATTTGCATTCGCGACCCATGACCGACAAAGAACCCTCGCTGGCGCTGCGGGCTAGTGTGTTTGCCCCCATCTATGAATCGCCGGGCGAAAGCGCCTTTCCCGTTCATCACTCATCACTTCGCATTCCGAGCTCCACTCCGTCTCATCGCCGCTCGAGAATCTCGGCCAGGTGCAGCACTTCGATTGTGCGGCCCAGGCGTCGCAGGCGGCCGCCGATGTTCATCAGGCAGCCGGCGTCGGTCGAAACCACAGCATCGGCGCCGGTCGCTGTGATGCAGTTCACCTTGTCGGTGACCATCGCCGTCGAGATCTGCGGATAGCGGACCGAGAATGATCCGCCGAAGCCGCAACATTGATCCTGGCGATCGATGCCAACATAGGTCAGCCCTTCGACGCGAGCCAGTAATCGCTCGACCTCACCCGCCAGTCCCAGTCCACGCAAGTGACAAGCGTAGTGGTAGGCGACCTTACCCTGGTAGCGAGCGCCGACGTCCTCGACGCCCAGCAAGTTCACCATCAAGTCAGCCAGCTCGAAGGTGCGGCTGGCCAGCTCTTTCGCCCGCGCGTGCCAATGCTCGTCATCCGCGAGCAGGTGCGGGTACTCGACCTTGACCATCGCTGCGCACGAGCCCGACGGCACGACCACCATGCGATCATTGTCGAAGACATCGATCGTGCGTTTGGCCTGATCGCGTGCCAGGTCGGCAAAGCCTGAGTTGTAAAACGGCTGCCCGCAACACGTCTGCTCGCTGGGGAAATCGACTTCATGCCCCAGCCGGCGCAGCAGGCGCACGGTGGCGCGACCGACTTCGGGCCGCAACACGTCTCCCAGACAAGTGACGAAAAGAGAAAGCTTCATGGCGGCTAAATCGTAACAGCCGAGTGGCGAGCGCGAAACAGGGCGAAAAGCGGTTCAGCCACCGAGGGCACCGAGATCACAGAGAGATCGAACAGATTTACGACAAGGGAAACCGCGAATAAGAGAAATGACAGAACGACACGAATCGGGGAATCCACCGCAAGAAAGCCCTCGCGACGCCCGATTATTCATCATTTGGCGTCCCGCACTTATCTGTGTTCTCGGTGGCTCGTTTCCCCCCTCTCAATCGGCCGCCAGTATTTGGTCAAGCGCGGCCAGTGCCACGCCCCACGGAACGCGCTCTTCTTGATAGGTGCGCCACCAACGGTCGAGCATCGCGGCCGTGTCATCGACCTGGGACGGTTCAACCACATGCCAGACTTGCAAAGCGCGTTGCAGCGTCGACGGATTCAGCTGCGCCAGTTCGACATATTCCGCTGCCGCGAGCGCCGGTGAAATCATGGCCACGCTCACGATCCAAGGCAGCCGCGATTTCGAAACAGCACTGCCAAACCCTGGCAGCTCGCACCCTAACCGCGCGATCAGCCATCCCAGCCGCGCAACCTCGGGCAGGTCAGGATGAGGATTCGCCAACACTGCCTCGATCGCTACTTTGCCGTGCCCCGCATACGCATCACCGCCGCCGCCGGAAATCGGCGTGACGGGTAATGCCGTGGCTCGCTCGACGATCAACCCACGATCCGTCATGCGCCCGATCGCCGCCAACAACCCCGGGCCCCGGCCTTCCCATAACTCACGCAGCGGGCCGGCCCGCAAGGTAAGCTGCCGCTGAACATCCGGCACAGCTTCTTCAAAGACCTCTCGGAGCGCGCGCAATTGTTCGGCAAGTTGTGTCACGACCTCGTCGGTCGGCGGATGCCCGGTCGACCGCAAGAATGCCTGACCGGCCAGTTCCCGATGATCCTCGATTTCGGCCGCCAACGGCACGATTTGCCGCCAGAACTCGTCAGGCGAAATCCCCGCCTCGGTGATCCCCGCAGCCAGCGCCGCGGTGGGCGCCGCCAGTATTTGAGAGAGCCGGCCGTCGACCGGCACCCCAGCCCGCGCGAGGACGCTCGCCGTGTAGTAAGCACTCGCCGCAGTGCTGGCAGTCCAATTGACTTCGATCACGGCCAAAATTCCTGTTCGAGCATCGTCGTGCTTGTTTCGCGCCGGCGCAAGGGCGCCCGGCACGAGCTGGCGAAAACCGACAATACGTCTAGTGTTTTTCTCGTGCCGTCCTTACGAGCAAGCGGGCGAGCATCGCGGTGTCGACGCCTGCCCGGCGGCCTGCCAGCGATTCTAACGCCTCCTCCGCTACGAATCCGCCTCGACGCTGGGACAAACTCGTATAAGATACGGTATTCGTCGATTTTTTCTCTGTCGGGAGACTACTGCCGATGCTGGACCAGCAGGTGAAACCGTGGACCGTGTCCGACGCCGCGGATACATACGATGTCGGGCGCTGGGGAGCGGGTTATTTTTCCGTCGATCAGACGGGACATCTGCACGTCCATCCGACGAAGGATCCGCAGCGTTCGATCGATCTCAAAGAGCTGATCGACTCGCTGCTACTTCGCGGCATCGACCTGCCGATCCTGGTCCGCTTTGCTGACGTGCTCAAGCACCGGCTGGGCGAGATTCATGGCGCCTTCGCGCAGGCGATGAAGGATCACCAGTTCAAAGGCAACTACTTCTGCGTCTACCCGATCAAGGTCAACCAGCAGCGGCAGGTGGTCGAAGAAGTGCTGAACTTCGGCCGCCCATTTAATTTCGGGCTCGAGGCCGGCTCGAAGCCCGAGCTATTGGCGGTCGTGGCCTTGGCCTCGAATGACACACCGATCATCTGCAACGGCTTCAAGGATGCCGAGTTCATCGAGATGGCGATGCTCGCGCAGAAGATCGGCCGCCGCGTCATCCCGGTGGTCGAGAAATACACCGAGTTGGAATTGATCCTGGAGTACGCCGCCAAGGTCGGCGTCCGCCCGCAGATCGGCATGCGCGTGAAGCTGGCTGCCAAGGCCGGCGGCCGGTGGCAGGGTTCTGGTGGCTTCCGCTCCAAATTTGGACTGACGGTTACCGAGATTCTGCGCGCGCTTGAAGAGCTCAAGCAGCGCGGCATGCAGGATTGCTTCAAGCTGCTGCATTTCCACCTGGGCAGCCAGATTCCGAACATTCGCCACATCAAGCAAGCGCTGAACGAAGCGGCCCGCGTCTATACCGAGTTGTACAGCCGCGGCGCGGGGCTCGAGTACATGGATGTCGGCGGCGGCCTGGGAGTGGATTACGACGGTTCGCAGACCAACTTCGAATCGAGCGTCAATTACTCGCTGCAGGAATACGCCAACGACGTCGTGTATCACATTCAAAGCATTTGTGATGACGCCGGCGTGCCTCATCCGACGATCGTCTCGGAAAGCGGCCGAGCCATCGTCGCCTATCACAGCGCCTTGATTTTCAATGTGCTGGGCGTGTCGGGCCTGGGCGAGAGCGACGTACCGAGCGAGCCGCCGGCCGAGGCCGAGCAGCCGATCATCGACCTCTACGGCGCGCTCAATAACCTCACGGCTCGCAACCTGCTGGAGAGCTATCACGACGCGCAGCAAGCGCTCGACATGGCGATGAACCTGTTCAGCGGCGGTTACTTGCCCATCGATCAGCGCAGTTTGGCGGAGAACTTGTTCTGGGCGATTTGCCGTAAGATGCAGCGGCTGGTCCGGCAACTCGACTTCGTGCCCGAGGATCTGCTCGGTTTGGACGCGCTTTTGAGCGAGACCTATTTCTGCAATTTCTCGCTGTTCCAGTCGATGCCAGACAGTTGGGCCATCAAGCAGTTGTTCCCCGTGATGCCGATCCACCGGCTGAACGAGCAGCCGACGCATCATGCGGTGCTGGGGGACATCACCTGTGACTCGGACGGCAAGATCGACTCGTTCATCGATCGCCGTGATGTGAAGCGCACGCTACCACTGCACGCGTTCAATGGCGAACCGTATTTCCTCGGCGCATTTTTGCTCGGCGC is part of the Pirellulales bacterium genome and encodes:
- a CDS encoding (Fe-S)-binding protein, with amino-acid sequence MKLSLFVTCLGDVLRPEVGRATVRLLRRLGHEVDFPSEQTCCGQPFYNSGFADLARDQAKRTIDVFDNDRMVVVPSGSCAAMVKVEYPHLLADDEHWHARAKELASRTFELADLMVNLLGVEDVGARYQGKVAYHYACHLRGLGLAGEVERLLARVEGLTYVGIDRQDQCCGFGGSFSVRYPQISTAMVTDKVNCITATGADAVVSTDAGCLMNIGGRLRRLGRTIEVLHLAEILERR
- the speA gene encoding biosynthetic arginine decarboxylase translates to MLDQQVKPWTVSDAADTYDVGRWGAGYFSVDQTGHLHVHPTKDPQRSIDLKELIDSLLLRGIDLPILVRFADVLKHRLGEIHGAFAQAMKDHQFKGNYFCVYPIKVNQQRQVVEEVLNFGRPFNFGLEAGSKPELLAVVALASNDTPIICNGFKDAEFIEMAMLAQKIGRRVIPVVEKYTELELILEYAAKVGVRPQIGMRVKLAAKAGGRWQGSGGFRSKFGLTVTEILRALEELKQRGMQDCFKLLHFHLGSQIPNIRHIKQALNEAARVYTELYSRGAGLEYMDVGGGLGVDYDGSQTNFESSVNYSLQEYANDVVYHIQSICDDAGVPHPTIVSESGRAIVAYHSALIFNVLGVSGLGESDVPSEPPAEAEQPIIDLYGALNNLTARNLLESYHDAQQALDMAMNLFSGGYLPIDQRSLAENLFWAICRKMQRLVRQLDFVPEDLLGLDALLSETYFCNFSLFQSMPDSWAIKQLFPVMPIHRLNEQPTHHAVLGDITCDSDGKIDSFIDRRDVKRTLPLHAFNGEPYFLGAFLLGAYQEILGDMHNLFGDTNAVHVSLGDSGEVVLETVIKGDTVREVLDYVEWDPNDLVRQFRNDVEMAVRENRLDFQQAGRLIRFYEDGLQGYTYLEDARDS